A single window of Toxotes jaculatrix isolate fToxJac2 chromosome 4, fToxJac2.pri, whole genome shotgun sequence DNA harbors:
- the arfip1 gene encoding arfaptin-1 isoform X1, translating to MSDISLEAESARTSAEDPQMDCEESDKTEESLSEDVKQESVDNSRERGCTDEVLYDVDIDSAEENTENDDKDVQEEDEVIQSESGATCSDGDAEHVSGSVDKGGRERNHHVETAEPSEESGDSHTETKESTMAEESHRSSAAEIPVTSNGDLDQSPETVFQRDSYPSGPGALNLSESCVTSSNFASTTEGIIESGPYKGSASLPTSPVTPVAPSSAVASRLARSSSDSQAEKGAMNAQPKSGAVVLSDDLKNPAMEKLDLVRKWSINTYKCTRQILSEKLGRGSRTVDLELEAQIEVLRDNKRKYQNVIKLAQTLASQLSQIMQTQRQLGDAFADLSLKSPELHEEFGYNADTQKLLSKNGETLLGAINFFISSVNTLVDKTIEDTMINIKQYEIARVEYDAYRTDLEELNLGPRDATTMPKIEQSQQQFQIHREKYERMRNDVSIKLKFLEENKVKVLHNQLILFHNAIAAYYAGNQQQLEQTLKQFHIKLKMPGGDSPSWLEEH from the exons ATGTCTGACATTAGTCTTGAGGCTGAATCGGCAAGGACCTCAGCCGAGGACCCTCAGATGGATTGTGAGGAGTCTgacaaaacagaggagagtTTGAGTGAGGATGTAAAACAGGAGAGTGTAGACAACAGTAGGGAAAGAGGTTGCACAGACGAGGTCCTGTATGATGTTGATATTGACAGTGctgaagaaaatacagaaaacgaTGACAAGGATGttcaggaggaggatgaggtcATTCAGAGTGAGAGTGGGGCGACGTGCAGTGATGGTGATGCTGAACACGTGTCTGGCAGTGTAGACAAAGGGGGACGCGAGAGAAATCATCATGTTGAAACAGCTGAACCATCAGAGGAAAGCGGAGATTCCCACACTGAAACAAAG GAAAGCACAATGGCTGAGGAGTCCCATAGAAGCTCAGCTGCTGAGATTCCAGTCACCAGCAATGGAGACCTGGATCAGAGCCCTGAGACAGTATTCCAGAGG GACTCTTACCCGAGTGGACCTGGTGCTCTAAACCTCTCAGAGTCCTGTGTCACTTCCAGCAACTTTGCTTCAACAACAGAGGGCATCATTGAATCAGGGCCGTACAAAG GGTCAGCAAGCCTGCCCACATCTCCCGTGACACCTGTAGCTCCCAGCTCGGCTGTTGCTAGCCGCCTGGCGCGCTCTTCCAGCGATAGTCAGGCTGAGAAAG GCGCAATGAACGCACAGCCAAAGAGTGGAGCGGTGGTCCTTTCAGATGACTTAAAGAACCCTGCCATGGAAAAACTGGACCTAGTGAGAAAGTGGAGCATCAACACATATAAA TGTACTAGGCAGATCCTGTCAGAGAAGCTGGGCCGGGGATCAAGGACCGTGGACCTGGAGCTGGAAGCTCAAATTGAAGTTCTGCGTGACAACAAGAGAAAGTACCAGAATGTGATAAAGCTGGCCCAAACGCTGGCCAGTCAGCTGTCCCAGATCATGCAGACGCAGAGGCAGTTGGGTGACGCCTTCGCCGACCTCAGCCTCAAGTCGCCAGAACTCCAT GAGGAGTTTGGTTACAATGCTGATACCCAAAAGCTTTTGTCCAAAAATGGAGAGACACTGCTGGGAGCCATCAACTTCTTCAtctccagtgtgaacacacttGTTGATAAAACAATCGAAGACACCATGATTAATATCAAACAGTACGAAATAGCCAG GGTTGAGTATGATGCATACCGCACAGATTTGGAGGAGCTGAATCTGGGGCCACGTGACGCCACCACCATGCCCAAGATCGAGCAGTCCCAGCAGCAGTTCCAGATCCACCGTGAGAAGTACGAGAGGATGCGAAATGACGTTTCTATCAAGCTGAAGTTCCTGGAAGAGAACAAG GTGAAGGTATTGCATAACCAGCTCATCCTGTTCCACAATGCCATAGCTGCATACTACGCTGGAAAtcaacagcagctggaacagacaCTCAAGCAGTTCCACATCAAGTTGAAAATGCCAGGTGGGGACAGTCCATCTTGGCTTGAAGAGCACTAA
- the arfip1 gene encoding arfaptin-1 isoform X3 has translation MAEESHRSSAAEIPVTSNGDLDQSPETVFQRDSYPSGPGALNLSESCVTSSNFASTTEGIIESGPYKGSASLPTSPVTPVAPSSAVASRLARSSSDSQAEKGAMNAQPKSGAVVLSDDLKNPAMEKLDLVRKWSINTYKCTRQILSEKLGRGSRTVDLELEAQIEVLRDNKRKYQNVIKLAQTLASQLSQIMQTQRQLGDAFADLSLKSPELHEEFGYNADTQKLLSKNGETLLGAINFFISSVNTLVDKTIEDTMINIKQYEIARVEYDAYRTDLEELNLGPRDATTMPKIEQSQQQFQIHREKYERMRNDVSIKLKFLEENKVKVLHNQLILFHNAIAAYYAGNQQQLEQTLKQFHIKLKMPGGDSPSWLEEH, from the exons ATGGCTGAGGAGTCCCATAGAAGCTCAGCTGCTGAGATTCCAGTCACCAGCAATGGAGACCTGGATCAGAGCCCTGAGACAGTATTCCAGAGG GACTCTTACCCGAGTGGACCTGGTGCTCTAAACCTCTCAGAGTCCTGTGTCACTTCCAGCAACTTTGCTTCAACAACAGAGGGCATCATTGAATCAGGGCCGTACAAAG GGTCAGCAAGCCTGCCCACATCTCCCGTGACACCTGTAGCTCCCAGCTCGGCTGTTGCTAGCCGCCTGGCGCGCTCTTCCAGCGATAGTCAGGCTGAGAAAG GCGCAATGAACGCACAGCCAAAGAGTGGAGCGGTGGTCCTTTCAGATGACTTAAAGAACCCTGCCATGGAAAAACTGGACCTAGTGAGAAAGTGGAGCATCAACACATATAAA TGTACTAGGCAGATCCTGTCAGAGAAGCTGGGCCGGGGATCAAGGACCGTGGACCTGGAGCTGGAAGCTCAAATTGAAGTTCTGCGTGACAACAAGAGAAAGTACCAGAATGTGATAAAGCTGGCCCAAACGCTGGCCAGTCAGCTGTCCCAGATCATGCAGACGCAGAGGCAGTTGGGTGACGCCTTCGCCGACCTCAGCCTCAAGTCGCCAGAACTCCAT GAGGAGTTTGGTTACAATGCTGATACCCAAAAGCTTTTGTCCAAAAATGGAGAGACACTGCTGGGAGCCATCAACTTCTTCAtctccagtgtgaacacacttGTTGATAAAACAATCGAAGACACCATGATTAATATCAAACAGTACGAAATAGCCAG GGTTGAGTATGATGCATACCGCACAGATTTGGAGGAGCTGAATCTGGGGCCACGTGACGCCACCACCATGCCCAAGATCGAGCAGTCCCAGCAGCAGTTCCAGATCCACCGTGAGAAGTACGAGAGGATGCGAAATGACGTTTCTATCAAGCTGAAGTTCCTGGAAGAGAACAAG GTGAAGGTATTGCATAACCAGCTCATCCTGTTCCACAATGCCATAGCTGCATACTACGCTGGAAAtcaacagcagctggaacagacaCTCAAGCAGTTCCACATCAAGTTGAAAATGCCAGGTGGGGACAGTCCATCTTGGCTTGAAGAGCACTAA
- the arfip1 gene encoding arfaptin-1 isoform X2: MSDISLEAESARTSAEDPQMDCEESDKTEESLSEDVKQESVDNSRERGCTDEVLYDVDIDSAEENTENDDKDVQEEDEVIQSESGATCSDGDAEHVSGSVDKGGRERNHHVETAEPSEESGDSHTETKESTMAEESHRSSAAEIPVTSNGDLDQSPETVFQRDSYPSGPGALNLSESCVTSSNFASTTEGIIESGPYKGAMNAQPKSGAVVLSDDLKNPAMEKLDLVRKWSINTYKCTRQILSEKLGRGSRTVDLELEAQIEVLRDNKRKYQNVIKLAQTLASQLSQIMQTQRQLGDAFADLSLKSPELHEEFGYNADTQKLLSKNGETLLGAINFFISSVNTLVDKTIEDTMINIKQYEIARVEYDAYRTDLEELNLGPRDATTMPKIEQSQQQFQIHREKYERMRNDVSIKLKFLEENKVKVLHNQLILFHNAIAAYYAGNQQQLEQTLKQFHIKLKMPGGDSPSWLEEH; this comes from the exons ATGTCTGACATTAGTCTTGAGGCTGAATCGGCAAGGACCTCAGCCGAGGACCCTCAGATGGATTGTGAGGAGTCTgacaaaacagaggagagtTTGAGTGAGGATGTAAAACAGGAGAGTGTAGACAACAGTAGGGAAAGAGGTTGCACAGACGAGGTCCTGTATGATGTTGATATTGACAGTGctgaagaaaatacagaaaacgaTGACAAGGATGttcaggaggaggatgaggtcATTCAGAGTGAGAGTGGGGCGACGTGCAGTGATGGTGATGCTGAACACGTGTCTGGCAGTGTAGACAAAGGGGGACGCGAGAGAAATCATCATGTTGAAACAGCTGAACCATCAGAGGAAAGCGGAGATTCCCACACTGAAACAAAG GAAAGCACAATGGCTGAGGAGTCCCATAGAAGCTCAGCTGCTGAGATTCCAGTCACCAGCAATGGAGACCTGGATCAGAGCCCTGAGACAGTATTCCAGAGG GACTCTTACCCGAGTGGACCTGGTGCTCTAAACCTCTCAGAGTCCTGTGTCACTTCCAGCAACTTTGCTTCAACAACAGAGGGCATCATTGAATCAGGGCCGTACAAAG GCGCAATGAACGCACAGCCAAAGAGTGGAGCGGTGGTCCTTTCAGATGACTTAAAGAACCCTGCCATGGAAAAACTGGACCTAGTGAGAAAGTGGAGCATCAACACATATAAA TGTACTAGGCAGATCCTGTCAGAGAAGCTGGGCCGGGGATCAAGGACCGTGGACCTGGAGCTGGAAGCTCAAATTGAAGTTCTGCGTGACAACAAGAGAAAGTACCAGAATGTGATAAAGCTGGCCCAAACGCTGGCCAGTCAGCTGTCCCAGATCATGCAGACGCAGAGGCAGTTGGGTGACGCCTTCGCCGACCTCAGCCTCAAGTCGCCAGAACTCCAT GAGGAGTTTGGTTACAATGCTGATACCCAAAAGCTTTTGTCCAAAAATGGAGAGACACTGCTGGGAGCCATCAACTTCTTCAtctccagtgtgaacacacttGTTGATAAAACAATCGAAGACACCATGATTAATATCAAACAGTACGAAATAGCCAG GGTTGAGTATGATGCATACCGCACAGATTTGGAGGAGCTGAATCTGGGGCCACGTGACGCCACCACCATGCCCAAGATCGAGCAGTCCCAGCAGCAGTTCCAGATCCACCGTGAGAAGTACGAGAGGATGCGAAATGACGTTTCTATCAAGCTGAAGTTCCTGGAAGAGAACAAG GTGAAGGTATTGCATAACCAGCTCATCCTGTTCCACAATGCCATAGCTGCATACTACGCTGGAAAtcaacagcagctggaacagacaCTCAAGCAGTTCCACATCAAGTTGAAAATGCCAGGTGGGGACAGTCCATCTTGGCTTGAAGAGCACTAA